One Cucurbita pepo subsp. pepo cultivar mu-cu-16 chromosome LG20, ASM280686v2, whole genome shotgun sequence genomic window carries:
- the LOC111783613 gene encoding protein NUCLEAR FUSION DEFECTIVE 4-like gives MGNKGGSEAWAFIKQVVAGRWFSVFAGLIMMIGNGTTYVFPTYSKVIKTQFDYSQTQINTLGFAKDLGSNIGIIAGLLAEVTPTWVLFIIGAFQNFTGFFLIWVSITARIAKPKFWQMFILVCFSTNSSNWANTAIMVTSVRNFPDRRGIILGLLKGYVGIGGAIISQLYLAIYGHNDPSNLVFLFAWLPSLLILILFPSIRPIRIRKHPDELKVFYQLLYVSILLAIFILFLTIAQKQVVFSQAGYVGGASFVVCLLCVPILIACREELLLYKLNKQTAGPSIPVSMLHQNPPTLATSASSEVPEVSPSCCQNIWNKPERGEDFTILQAVFSKDMALICLATFSGCGSSLAAIDNLGQVGESLGYPQRAIGILVSWVSIFNFFGRVFSGFISETLMTKYKLPRPLTFAFAFLITCIGQLFIAYPFPGSVYLAAIIIGFGFGAQNPMLFAVISEMFGLKRYSTLFNCGQLAAPLGSYILNVDVVGKLYDMEALREHKQIAGRGLTCTGAHCFGGSFTILAAATLFGALVMFVLAYRTREFYKRDVYKNFNEEIWIPQTQMEFYHLDNKKSIED, from the coding sequence ATGGGCAACAAGGGAGGATCAGAAGCTTGGGCTTTCATCAAACAAGTGGTAGCAGGACGATGGTTTAGTGTATTCGCGGGACTGATAATGATGATCGGCAACGGCACCACTTACGTGTTTCCAACGTATTCCAAAGTCATAAAAACTCAATTTGATTACAGCCAAACCCAAATTAACACATTGGGATTCGCCAAAGATCTCGGGTCGAACATCGGAATTATCGCAGGGCTTCTGGCGGAGGTGACTCCAACGTGGGTTCTCTTCATAATTGGGGCATTTCAAAACTTCACCGGCTTCTTCTTGATTTGGGTCTCCATAACTGCCCGGATCGCCAAGCCAAAATTCTGGCAAATGTTCATTCTGGTTTGCTTCAGTACTAATTCTTCAAATTGGGCCAACACTGCCATTATGGTGACGAGCGTGAGAAACTTCCCCGACCGACGAGGGATCATTTTGGGTCTTCTTAAAGGGTATGTGGGTATTGGAGGTGCCATCATAAGCCAACTTTATTTAGCCATTTACGGCCACAATGATCCATCCAAtctggtttttcttttcgCATGGCTCCCCTCTCTCCTAATCCTCATCCTTTTCCCCTCAATTCGACCCATCCGTATCCGTAAGCATCCCGATGAACTCAAAGTGTTTTACCAATTACTTTACGTCTCAATTCTTCTGGCCATTTTCATCTTGTTTTTAACCATTGCACAAAAACAAGTGGTTTTCTCTCAAGCTGGGTACGTAGGTGGCGCATCCTTTGTGGTTTGCTTACTATGCGTACCCATTTTAATCGCATGTAGAGAAGAGTTGTTGCTCTACAAACTCAACAAGCAAACCGCTGGTCCTTCTATCCCAGTCTCCATGCTTCACCAAAACCCTCCTACCCTCGCTACCTCTGCCAGTTCGGAAGTCCCCGAGGTTTCGCCCTCGTGTTGCCAAAACATATGGAACAAGCCTGAAAGAGGGGAGGATTTCACCATCTTGCAAGCCGTGTTCAGCAAAGATATGGCTCTTATTTGCTTAGCTACATTTTCTGGATGTGGGTCCTCTCTAGCCGCTATAGATAATCTAGGTCAAGTTGGGGAATCACTTGGCTACCCACAACGAGCCATAGGCATCCTTGTTTCGTGGGTTTCCATATTCAATTTCTTCGGCCGAGTTTTCTCTGGCTTCATCTCAGAAACCCTCATGACCAAATACAAGTTGCCTCGTCCTCTAACCTTTGCTTTTGCCTTTCTCATCACTTGCATTGGCCAGCTTTTCATCGCCTACCCTTTCCCAGGCTCCGTCTACTTAGCTGCCATAATTATTGGGTTTGGATTTGGAGCTCAAAATCCAATGCTATTTGCCGTAATATCTGAGATGTTTGGTCTTAAACGTTACTCGACGCTGTTCAATTGTGGGCAATTGGCAGCCCCACTTGGGTCTTACATACTGAACGTGGATGTTGTCGGGAAGCTGTACGATATGGAAGCTTTACGTGAACATAAACAGATTGCGGGGAGGGGGTTAACTTGCACTGGAGCTCATTGCTTTGGTGGGTCTTTCACAATATTGGCTGCAGCGACATTGTTTGGAGCCCTGGTTATGTTTGTGTTGGCTTACAGGACTCGAGAATTTTACAAAAGGGATGTGTATAAGAACTTTAACGAAGAGATATGGATTCCACAAACTCAAATGGAGTTCTATCACTTAGATAACAAGAAGAGCATTGAGGATTAA